The Streptomyces sp. V4I8 genome includes the window TGGCCACCCTGCCTCCTTCGTGGGCGTCGCACGGCGCGCGAAGGTCGCACGTGACCGTTGTTGATCAAGTATGAAACGGCTTTCTGCGGGGGACGGTACCGCCCCTTGATCTCCGTGACCGGAACTGTACGTCAAGATTCCATTACGACCCCCTGCACCCCAACCGTCCCGCCTTCACATCAGAGCGCAACTGCCCGTTACCTTCCGATTTTTGAGGCCAATCGGTGACCTGACCGCTCTTGACTGACCGAGAACGCGCTGGATTGGATCAGTGGAAGAGTTCTCCCAACCCCCCTGAATCCGGAACGGGAATCGTGACTTTCACCGCCACACGCAGCAGGTCCCTCAGGAACCATCCCGGCGCGGCCGCCGTCGCGCTCGCCGCCACGGCGGCGCTGCTGGCGGGATGTTCCTCCTCCGACGACAAGTCCGACCCCCTCGCCGAGGACAAGCCGAGCGGTGACACCGTCGTCGTCGGCTCGAACAACTTCGCCGAGAGCATCCTGCTCGCCGACATCTACGGCGAGGCCCTCAAGGCCAAGGGTGTCAAGGTCACTTACAAGCCCAACATCGGCAGCCGCGAGACGACCTACGGCCTGCTGAAGAACGGCTCCGTCACGGTCCTGCCGGAGTACAACGGCTCACTGCTCGCCTACCTCGACCCGAAGGCGGAGCAGAAGTCGGCCGACGCCGTGAACACCGCGGTGAAGGGCAAGCTGGACGCGAAGCTGACGCTGCTGGAGTCCTCGCCGGCCGAGGACAAGGACTCCGTCAGCGTCAACGCCGAGACGGCGAAGAAGTACAAGCTGACCGCCGACTCCAGCCTCGAGGACCTCAAGGACATCGCCCCGGAGCTGGTGATCGGCGGCTCGCCCGAGTTCCAGACCCGCCAGCAGGGCCTGAAGGGCCTGGAGTCGGAGTACGGCCTGGAGTTCAAGTCCTTCAAGGCGCTGGACGCGGGCGGGCCGCTGACCCAGGCGGCGCTGACGAAGAACACCGTGCAGGCCGCGGACATCTTCACCACGGACCCGACCATCACCAAGGAGGGCTTCGTCGTCCTGAAGGACCCGAAGAACCTCTTCGGCTTCGCCAACGTGACCCCGCTCGTCTACAAGAGCGGCCTCTCCCAGGAGGGCGTCGACGCGCTCAACGCGGTCTCGGCCAAGCTGGACACCAAGACACTGCTCGACCTGGACTCCCAGGTGCAGCTGGAGAACAAGGACCCGCTGGACGTGGCGAAGGCCTGGCTGAAGTCGGCCGGTCTGGCCTGACCTCCGGCGGACTCGGCAGGCTCTCGCGGGGTTGTGACGGTTACTCGTCACAACCCCGCTGTGCTGCCGCTCAGTAGCCGACGTGGAAGGTGGCGTCCTGGCGCTCGGTGGCCGTGGAGACCGGGTCGATGCGCAGGGCGTAGTCCGCGTGCCGGATGTAGCGGGTCGGGTTGTTGTACGAGCGGAACGACGACCAGGAGGAGTCGGCGAGCCCGGCCGTCCGGTAGAAGGTCGCGTCCCCGGCGTACGTCGACGTGCCGTCGTTCGTGTCGAGGCGCAGGGCGTAGTTGTAGTGCCGCAGATAGCGGCTCGGGTAGTTGACCGACTGGAAGGACACCCCGGAGGCGTCCGCGAGGCCCGGCACCAGCTTCCACTGGGAGTCCGGGAACGGGTCGAAGGGGTACGGGTCTATCCGGCCGGCGAAGCCGCTGTGCCGGACGTAACGCGCCGGGTAGTTGTACGACTTGAGCCGGTTCCAGGCCGGCGCGCCCCACTTGGCGATCAGGTTGTTGTACTCGGTCGACGTGATCGGGTGGATGCCGCAGTGCTTGGAGTTGAGCGGCTGGGTGTAGAGCTTCTGGTCCAGCGCCGTCCAGGTCCCGGAGGCCAGGTCGTTCGTCTGCCAGACGTAGAAGACGCCGTTGGGCGTGTACGTGTCGCCCCAGAGGTACCACGTGTTGCTGGTCAGGGACTTGACCACCGTGGGGGCCTCGGTGCCGCCGTGGTTCACCGCC containing:
- a CDS encoding ABC transporter substrate-binding protein, encoding MTFTATRSRSLRNHPGAAAVALAATAALLAGCSSSDDKSDPLAEDKPSGDTVVVGSNNFAESILLADIYGEALKAKGVKVTYKPNIGSRETTYGLLKNGSVTVLPEYNGSLLAYLDPKAEQKSADAVNTAVKGKLDAKLTLLESSPAEDKDSVSVNAETAKKYKLTADSSLEDLKDIAPELVIGGSPEFQTRQQGLKGLESEYGLEFKSFKALDAGGPLTQAALTKNTVQAADIFTTDPTITKEGFVVLKDPKNLFGFANVTPLVYKSGLSQEGVDALNAVSAKLDTKTLLDLDSQVQLENKDPLDVAKAWLKSAGLA